In Chromatiales bacterium, the genomic stretch CGATCGCTTCGCGCGCTGCCCAGCCCCGGGCTTCACGAAAGTAGGGCGTGAGCATGATCGTCGCGCCGTAGGCAAAGACGTAGAGAAAAGTTCCCATGAACAGAAGCACGGTCCGCCGTCGGTAGGTCGGGCGGAACAGTTCACGGGTTGCGGCTGGCGGGCGACTCGCCCTGCTGCGCGCCGCGCGGCTGTCCCGCCAGATCTGCGAATCCTTGAGGTAACGGTAGATCACCCACGCGTAGGGCAGGAAGAGGAGACTCAGCAGAAAGATATACCGCCAACCCCATGTTTCATATATGAAAGGAACCAGCAAAGAAGCGAGGAAAAAGCCCAGAGGGAAGCCGATCTGAAGGACGCCGGTGAACAGTCCGCGCAGGCGGGACGGGGATTCCTCGAAGACCAGCGTGCCGGTTACCGGCGACTGCACGCCGGACGTGGTAAATCCCAGCGTGCGTGCGATCAGCAGGCTGACCGTCGTCGGTGCAAACGCAAGCGCGGTTACGAATATCGGAGTCAGCAGGGTGCTGGCCAGCAACACCGCGCGCCGACCGATACGGTCCGCCAGCGCACCGATCTGGGTGATCAACACACCGGCTGCGACAAAGGTGATTGCAATGTAGATCCCGCGCTCGAGGTCCGACCAGCCAAATTCCGCCGAGATTTCGGTAAGAACGAAGGTGAACAGGGAGTGGTCGAGATTGGCGAAGGTCACGCCGATCAGACAGATCAGAAACACCCGCCAACTGTGTCCGGAAACCTGCCGCAG encodes the following:
- a CDS encoding MFS transporter, with protein sequence MFLICLIGVTFANLDHSLFTFVLTEISAEFGWSDLERGIYIAITFVAAGVLITQIGALADRIGRRAVLLASTLLTPIFVTALAFAPTTVSLLIARTLGFTTSGVQSPVTGTLVFEESPSRLRGLFTGVLQIGFPLGFFLASLLVPFIYETWGWRYIFLLSLLFLPYAWVIYRYLKDSQIWRDSRAARSRASRPPAATRELFRPTYRRRTVLLFMGTFLYVFAYGATIMLTPYFREARGWAAREAIELVGLSFLIGTFGYVLAAYFGEFLISRRNTIVAWCWLGGLAFSVMIWLTQGWWPTFLAFSAMTFFFYGAYAVMFTFIAENYPAELRATAASFASSLAVELGLGLGPFALSWAIGVVGWAAAFTWCAVLPVILAGATFLALPADVPAEPVTPD